One stretch of Poecilia reticulata strain Guanapo linkage group LG21, Guppy_female_1.0+MT, whole genome shotgun sequence DNA includes these proteins:
- the ndufaf7 gene encoding protein arginine methyltransferase NDUFAF7, mitochondrial isoform X2: protein MMLGAEGDFITSPEISQVFGELLGVWMVSEWMAAGRPGRLQLVELGPGKGSLMADVLRVFGQLRSVVGGASVSVHLVEVSPVLSRVQAETLTRTGGQEASGEPDPADPAYRRGETAAGVPVSWYRHLEDVPAGFSIFVAHEFFDALPVHKFQRTEKGWREVLVDLDPDDPGRLRLVLSPGPTLASSSLVQAGEGRSHVEVCPEGGAIVQLLARRIQQQGGAALIADYGHDGTKTDTFRGFKGHQLHDVLSDPGGADLTADVDFSFLRRMAGGGVACLGPVSQRAFLKNMGGDARMQVLLRNCSDPSSRKQLIRSYDLLTSPAHMGERFLFLCLLAPGRLAAPPTPTGLKLDRKSPAPLPVAGFSELRLS, encoded by the exons ATGATGCTGGGAGCTGAGGGAGACTTCATCACGTCTCCAGAGATCAGCCAGGTGTTTGGAGAG CTGCTGGGCGTGTGGATGGTCAGTGAGTGGATGGCGGCGGGTCGGCCCGGTCGGctgcagttggtagaactggGCCCGGGGAAAGGTTCCCTGATGGCAGACGTCCTCAGA GTGTTTGGCCAGCTGCGCTCTGTAGTGGGCGGAGCCTCGGTGTCGGTCCACCTGGTGGAGGTGAGTCCGGTTCTGAGTCGGGTCCAAGCCGAGACTCTGACCAGAACCGGCGGCCAGGAGGCGAGCGGCGAGCCCGACCCGGCCGACCCGGCGTACCGACGCGGGGAGACGGCGGCCGGGGTTCCGGTGTCCTGGTACCGACACCTGGAAGACGTCCCAGCAG GCTTCAGCATCTTTGTGGCTCACGAGTTCTTCGACGCTCTGCCGGTCCACAAGTTCCAG CGGACGGAGAAAGGTTGGCGGGAGGTTCTGGTGGATTTGGACCCGGACGACCCGGGTCGGCTGCGGTTGGTTCTGTCTCCGGGTCCGACGCTCGCTTCGTCCTCGTTGGTCCAG GCCGGCGAGGGGCGGAGCCACGTGGAGGTGTGTCCAGAGGGCGGAGCCATCGTCCAGCTGCTGGCCCGGCGGATCCAGCAGCAGGGCGGGGCGGCGCTGATCGCTGACTACGGCCACGACGGAACCAAGACCGACACGTTCCGG GGCTTCAAGGGTCACCAGCTGCACGACGTCCTGTCGGACCCTGGCGGCGCCGACCTGACGGCCGACGTGGACTTCAGCTTCCTGCGGCGCATGGCGGGAGGGGGCGTGGCCTGTCTGGGCCCCGTGAGCCAGAGGGCGTTCCTGAAGAACATGGGCGGCGACGCCCGCATGCAg GTTCTGCTGAGGAACTGCAGCGACCCGTccagcaggaagcagctgatCCGGAGCTACGACCTGCTGACAAGCCCCGCCCACATGGGCGAGCGCTTCCTGTTCCTGTGTCTGCTGGCGCCCGGCCGCCTCGCCGCCCCGCCCACGCCCACCGGGCTGAAGCTGGACAGGAAGAGCCCCGCGCCACTTCCTGTGGCCGGCTTCTCCGAGCTCCGCCTCTCCTga
- the ndufaf7 gene encoding protein arginine methyltransferase NDUFAF7, mitochondrial isoform X1, with product MRMKVCQQLLGRAFRTGSVTLDTGRWRCAPSAPLCSSSAQDRKSRPSMLKHLSAKIRSTGPISVSEYMREVLTNPVAGYYVRKMMLGAEGDFITSPEISQVFGELLGVWMVSEWMAAGRPGRLQLVELGPGKGSLMADVLRVFGQLRSVVGGASVSVHLVEVSPVLSRVQAETLTRTGGQEASGEPDPADPAYRRGETAAGVPVSWYRHLEDVPAGFSIFVAHEFFDALPVHKFQRTEKGWREVLVDLDPDDPGRLRLVLSPGPTLASSSLVQAGEGRSHVEVCPEGGAIVQLLARRIQQQGGAALIADYGHDGTKTDTFRGFKGHQLHDVLSDPGGADLTADVDFSFLRRMAGGGVACLGPVSQRAFLKNMGGDARMQVLLRNCSDPSSRKQLIRSYDLLTSPAHMGERFLFLCLLAPGRLAAPPTPTGLKLDRKSPAPLPVAGFSELRLS from the exons ATGAGGATGAAGGTCTGTCAGCAGCTGCTCGGTAGAGCCTTCAGGACCGGCTCAGTGACGCTTGACACAG GAAGGTGGCGCTGCGCTCCGTCCGCGCCGCTGTGCAGCTCCTCGGCCCAGGACAGGAAGTCCCGCCCCTCCATGCTCAAACACCTCAGCGCCAAGATCCGCTCCACCGGGCCCATCTCCGTGTCCGAGTACATGAGGGAGGTTCTGACCAACCCGGTCGCC GGTTACTACGTGAGGAAGATGATGCTGGGAGCTGAGGGAGACTTCATCACGTCTCCAGAGATCAGCCAGGTGTTTGGAGAG CTGCTGGGCGTGTGGATGGTCAGTGAGTGGATGGCGGCGGGTCGGCCCGGTCGGctgcagttggtagaactggGCCCGGGGAAAGGTTCCCTGATGGCAGACGTCCTCAGA GTGTTTGGCCAGCTGCGCTCTGTAGTGGGCGGAGCCTCGGTGTCGGTCCACCTGGTGGAGGTGAGTCCGGTTCTGAGTCGGGTCCAAGCCGAGACTCTGACCAGAACCGGCGGCCAGGAGGCGAGCGGCGAGCCCGACCCGGCCGACCCGGCGTACCGACGCGGGGAGACGGCGGCCGGGGTTCCGGTGTCCTGGTACCGACACCTGGAAGACGTCCCAGCAG GCTTCAGCATCTTTGTGGCTCACGAGTTCTTCGACGCTCTGCCGGTCCACAAGTTCCAG CGGACGGAGAAAGGTTGGCGGGAGGTTCTGGTGGATTTGGACCCGGACGACCCGGGTCGGCTGCGGTTGGTTCTGTCTCCGGGTCCGACGCTCGCTTCGTCCTCGTTGGTCCAG GCCGGCGAGGGGCGGAGCCACGTGGAGGTGTGTCCAGAGGGCGGAGCCATCGTCCAGCTGCTGGCCCGGCGGATCCAGCAGCAGGGCGGGGCGGCGCTGATCGCTGACTACGGCCACGACGGAACCAAGACCGACACGTTCCGG GGCTTCAAGGGTCACCAGCTGCACGACGTCCTGTCGGACCCTGGCGGCGCCGACCTGACGGCCGACGTGGACTTCAGCTTCCTGCGGCGCATGGCGGGAGGGGGCGTGGCCTGTCTGGGCCCCGTGAGCCAGAGGGCGTTCCTGAAGAACATGGGCGGCGACGCCCGCATGCAg GTTCTGCTGAGGAACTGCAGCGACCCGTccagcaggaagcagctgatCCGGAGCTACGACCTGCTGACAAGCCCCGCCCACATGGGCGAGCGCTTCCTGTTCCTGTGTCTGCTGGCGCCCGGCCGCCTCGCCGCCCCGCCCACGCCCACCGGGCTGAAGCTGGACAGGAAGAGCCCCGCGCCACTTCCTGTGGCCGGCTTCTCCGAGCTCCGCCTCTCCTga